The Mus caroli chromosome 15, CAROLI_EIJ_v1.1, whole genome shotgun sequence DNA segment atctccaggGACACCTGCATACATGCGGTGCACTCCATCAGGCAAACATGCGCACACAAACCCTATCAAACACGGTCAAGGAAGTCCTGTTTCCACACCCAGGGGAAAGCCCTCACTTTAGCCTCTGTCAGGCCTTCTCTGAGGTCTCCTGGCCACTTGGACTCTCAGTCACGTGTTTACACTTATGTCTTCATGATCCGCTACAGCGTCCTGTGATCAAGGTTATCCTATGTGCCTGTGGGCTACCCACCCTCTTGACCATGCCCTTCACACCTCAACTCCAGGATGCCTTTTCGAGTTCTCAGACCCCTGTGACCTCAGAGCAAGGCTGTCTCTCCCAGTCTTTCACCTTTCACTCAGCACAAAAGCTCCAGCCGGTAGCTATCCAAGCCTGACCCCACAATCTCCAGAGCATATAAACTTTAGTTCCCAAACAGTTCCTTCCACCCTCTACCTTCTGGATGGATATCCACCATCTTTGAGGGTGACTGCAGCTGTCCCATCTGACCACTCTAGCCAGCCTTAAGGTTAGTCTGCAGGTAGGTATACAAGCAGATCATCCTAACTCCAGCTGCTCCACTGTCCAGACAGCTCCCTGGGATTCTGTAGCCTCAATACCCAGTGTAGTTTGTAGCAGTTGCCAACCTTGAAACTATCTCTTCTACTCTCTGCCCACTTAGGTGTCTTGGCCAACTCCCCACCCTAAAATCACCTTCTAGGAGGTCATCTTTGGTCCAGTTAGAAGTCAtcatctcagctcttctgcatATCTGAGATGATTTACGACTGCCCTGAGAGGTCACCACTGTCTCTATCAAGCCTCAAGGTAGGCCTGGACTGTTATTATCAGGACATATCAGCTGTGTATCAAGATTATGCCCAGTCTTATCTCTGGTAGCAGCCACACATCAGCTGTCCGCCAAATCCTCAATGTGACCCTTTTCTGGCTCACTCACCCTCTTCCTGGAAGACTCCTCCCTGGACCAGTTTGAAGGACAAAAAAACGGCACCCTCCTGCTGCAGTGTGGTAGAGTGAGGAGGCATAGAACCCGGGGTGATACCTCCAATGTCTGCGTGGTGCCCTCGGCTAGCCACGTAGAACACAGGCCTCGACTGACCTGGCCAAAACACCTAAGGGGTGAACAGCAGCTGTCAGCAGTGCCAGGAATCTCTTGTCCCCCTAACACTAGTCAAGGTGTCCCCCTAACACTTCCTCACCGGTGTGATGACAGTCAGGTCAGGAAGATGGCTGCCCCCTGCACTGGGATGGTTACTAAGCAGCACGTCTCCAGGATGGAGGTCGGCTCCTAAGTGCTGAATCTGAAACCAGGAGACACATACAGAGTGGGAAAGGGGGGTGAGGTCATGGGGCACGGGAGGGGGCAGAAGGAAAGATGTCACTGTCACCACACCTGGAACTGTACAGTCTCTTGCATGGCACCCAGGTGCACAGGAATGTGGGGAGCATTGGAGACGAGGCCCCCATCTGGCCCAAAGAGGGCACAGGAGAAGTCGAGGCGTTCCTTGATGTTGGTAGAGATGGCTGTGCGCTGTAGGATGCGGCCCATCTGCTCTGGGGGCACAGAGTGGTCAGGTGGCCCCATCACCCACATGTATAGCTCCAAGAAAGAGGCACAGGAGTCAAGGCCTCCTGGGCCCAAACCCAAGAACCAGCAGCTTTTCCTGCTCCCTGGGGAAGATCAGGGTGGCAACATTCCCTCTTAAGCAGTAAGGCTGCAGCCCAGTGTATGATAGCTTATGAAAAGAACACTCCCTTCCCAGACTGCCTGGGGTCACACTTTCCTCCCCGACTGATATAGCAAGAACCGCTAGGCTCCCAAAAGCTGGTGGCTTAGCCTTGAACAGATGAACTCACAGTGGATACCTGTGTTCTATCCCTAAATAGCTTAAGATCAAATGGCTTCCGATGAGAAGAGGAGACGACTTGCCCCACACtgcacaccccccaccccaccagtgAGGATTCTGCCCTTTCCGTTGGCACACATCTGCCAGGTCATCACATGCAATGAGAGCCAATGCTGTCAGCTACCCTGCTTGTCTGTACTTTTGCCTCGTGTGCAACCATTCCCCACTATGTCCTACATCATACACGCCAGCCCTATGAGGAAGACAGCAGTGTCTACTCACCAGCAATGCTCATGAAACGGTGTGAGAAAATAGACAACTGGATGGGGTCAAGCTTGGTGTCTACCATACTGGGAGCCTCGGCTCCCACAGAAATGCGGATGTCCCCTGTCTCAATCACCTCCGCTTGGCAACCTGGTTCTACAAGGATGGTGCTGGGGGCAGGAGACACAGAGGAGCTACAAGAAGGCTGGCCACAACCTCCCCGCAACCAGAGATGTCAGTACTCCACGCCGGGAGATACCCCAATGATAGAACCTCTGTAGCCGTAGGCCAGGGGatctgctgggggtggggctacAATAACCTCTCCAAGGCTCTACCAATCCAGACTTACCTGTTGTTGTCAATGATCAGGCAGGGCCCTTGGAGCTGGTGCCCGTAGCCTAGTTCTCCTAAAAGGTACACGGGAGTCTCCTGATAACCCCCTTCAAAGTAGCACTGGGTCACCTGCAGAAGGTGTGGAATGAGCTGGGCTCCCAGAACCTTTTTCCTGAGGCCTCTCAACATAGCTGGACCTCCCCATTAACCCTTGTTCTCTGAGGTCCCGAGGATGTAGGTGGACCAGCACAGCAAGGCCTCCAACCTTTTCCACATGCGGAGGTCCACTCTGGATTTTGGGGGACTCCTCCAGCTGAAGTCCACTACGGCCAGTTCCCCTCACACGCACGTCATCTACCACCACCGAGCGCTCAGGAATGATGAAGCCAAACTCTCTCATGTACCTGCACCCACCCATCCAAGGGAGCAATAAGGACCAAGCAACCAGACCAGCAGGCCACATGCTGAACTCACGGGAGAGTTCACACATATACCTCTCGACAAACGCTGCTCCAAAGTCACCAGCACGGGGTGAGCAGGCTGTGGCTGGATGCTGATTGGCAGACACCATTAGGGCACAGTCAGTGCCTTGGTAGCGAAGGTGCAGGAAGCTCTCGGTGCTGATCTGAGACCTGTAGGAAGCAGGTTGGGGTACTTGCCCAGTACTATCTGAGGGGACCTTTCCTGCTTCCTCAGGCACTGTGAGACCCTTGTCCTAAAGACTCAGGAACATCTGGGAAGTCATCCAGTGGCATCCAACCaaaggggaggtggagacaaagCCAGTGCTGTGCTCGGTGGTCCATGACTTACCTAAGGAAGCCCTGGGCCTGCAGGGCATCCACACACTGCTCCTCCAGGCGGCTCAGTCTCTGGTCCAGTTGTGCAAAGGTTTCAGGTGTGTAAGACAGGGAACAGGGCTCCTGTGCTTCATGAACCACATCAGCCAAGGCCAGTCCCAGTGCTGACAGCAGCCCGCTGTGCCTACAGAAATGGGTGGCGCAGCAGTGTGGGGACAATCCTCACAGCCAACTCCCTCAGCTAAGGGCACATGCTCATAGGCAGACCCACCTGTGAATATGCACAGTGTCCATACCCAGGGCCCGGGCAATGGCACAAGCGTGTTGCCCACCGGCTCCTCCAAAGCAAGCCAGTACATGGGCTGAGGGGTCGTGGCCTCGTGCCTGGTGATCCAGGAAGGGCTAATAAGTAACCTCTCATACACttgacagcccccccccccatcctgtcTCATTTCTGTAGAAAGtagttctgatgctttgatcgCTTTGATCGAGAATCTGTGTTTACTGATGCTGAAGGTCCTAGCTCCCAATTGGTTTTTGgtctatcaataaagatgccagtggccaatggctggggtGCGTGGGGGCTAGGGAGGACTTCCAGGTTCccacaggaaagaggaagaggattgAGACACttaggggaaagaggaaaaggggaacacAGCATCGAGGAGAAAGCCAACCAGCTATGCGAGTTTCCAGGGAAGTAagtggcctctggcctctggcctctggctgcTCCCCTGACTAGGGTGGCAGGGGAAGGATTAGGAGTGCCCAGTCATTGTGCTATCCAAGGCATTTCAAGATGAACTGTCGTGTGTTACCCATTTCTGGTGGTCTGACAGAGTATAGGAGCAGGGCTAGGGCAGACATGTGATGGTGGGCAGAGGGGGCACACCTGTGTGAGTGCACGGATAGGCCGGCACATGGCTTCGTTGGCAACACGCACAAACCCCATGGCCACCTCCTCCAGACTTAGCTGGGAAGCTGGGCACGGTCCATTGGCCAAGAAACTGTTGACCTCCGTGGCCACAGCCTCTAGAGCCTTTCGGGAAGCCTCGGGAGACAGTGGCTGGTCTTCTCCTGGCCCAAAAATGCaggggaaggaggcaggcagcaggcgACCCAGGACCAGATTAGCATCTGTCACTGTCACAGGACcccctgggaagaaggaactgagTGTGGGTTGGAGGCTAGAGAGGCACAAGTGACCAGCAGGGACAGGCCTAGAACACCATGGGGGCTAGGTCCAGCAAGGCAGAGGCTAGCCCTTACCTTTGCGGTAGCAGGCAGGACCTGGGTGGGCACCTGCTGACTCTGGACCAACCACAAAGAGGCCAGACCTTGGGGGACAAAAGACAGGAATTAGAGGCATGGGgaggtcgggggggggggtaaagaaGCTTAGAGGTTATAACTGAAGAGGTAGGAACTGACCTGAAGAAGAGGCGGGAACCCCCGCCAGCTGCCACCGTATTGATGTCCAGCTGTGGGGCCTGGAGGGTAACACCTGCCGTGCTAGCCTCAAAGACGTGCTCAAACTCTCCAGCGTAGCGGCTCACATCCGTGGATGTGCCTAATGGTGGCAGCAACGGCAGACAAGATGCTAGGAGTCGCCCCCAAGACCTGAGCCCCCAGCATCCTCCAGCTAGGCAGTTGAAGGtcttccctcacccacccacttcagCCTTCATACCTCCCATGTCAAAGCCAATGACAGGCTGACCACCTTCCAGCTGGTAGGTGGTAGTGGAGTAGCCAACCACACCACCAGCAGGGCCGGAGAGCACAGCCCGGGAGCCACTGAAGGCATCCATGGGTGCCAGGCCACCATCAGAGCGCATGAAGAGGACTTGCACGTTCTATGAATGGGGAGAGCGGACAGCGATGAGCTGGGCAGGAGCAAGGCCAGGGCCTGGAGCAGGGTGGTCAACAGGCCTCACCTTTAGCTGGCCCTGGAAGCCTCGGCGGAAGCCCTGCACATAGCGCTGGATGGTGGGAGTGAGGTAAGCATCAGCACAGGCTGTATGCCCCCGAGGAACAATCCGCACCATGGGCATGACTTCCGAGGACAAGGAGACGTGCGTGAAGCCCAGCTCCCGGGCCAGTGCGCCCACCTGCTGCTCGTGCTGGGCCCACCTACAACGAGAAcccggggcgggggaggggggactctGTGCCTCCCACCCAACACCTTTCCAGCTTTCCTTTAGATCCAGTCTCCACCCACGGGAAACAGCCCTCACTCACGTGTATGAATGCATGAGTACCACTGCCAGGCTATGAATGCCCCGAGTCAAGAGCCCCTCCAGCTTCCCACGCAGGGCTGCCAGATCCACAGGCTGCTGTATCTCTAGCAGGTCCCCTGTACAGCCTGAAACAAGCCCAGAGCCCCCATTCAAAAAATTGCCAGGCTCTGCCTACCCCAAGAACCTCACACAGGATGTCAGCACCACGCGTACCTTTGACAGGAGAGCTGGCACCAGGTTCTCCACGATACAGCAGCACTCGCTCGTCCACCTCCACGACCTCCTCATACAGTACCTCTGGCATGGGCACAGCCTGAGGGCAGGCAGAGGCTCAGAGGAGACCCCAGCCTGAGTGTTCTATGGGGTCCTGCATGGTGTCGCAGTGCGGGCCAAGGGGATGTGTCCCAAAAAGCTAGGAGACAGTCAAAATGGCCCAGCAAGGTCCACCCAGAAGGCTTCTCTCTGTACCCAAGCCCATGCCCTTAAGAACTGTAGAACCAGCACCCTACCCCAAGAGGGCAGCTTCTTCCAGGAATTCAAAGGTGGAACTTCTATGTTCTCACCTTGAACTGGCAGAGTATTCCCGTGCCAGTCTGGAAGTATGAGGACACGGGTCCTGCTAGCAGTGCTCAGTCTCCTTAAGGCCTACTAGCTACCATTGTTTCACAGACCTCCTCACAAGACcttggctgggggaggggaaagagtgcACAAGCTTCACCTAATGCCCAGTTGGCACAGGAGAGCTCACCAGGTCAAAGAGGTCTGGGCGGGCCTGGGTGCCAATATGCAGCAGGTCTCGGAAACCGCGAGTCACCAGCAGTGCCACCCGTTCTCCCTGCCGTTCCAACAGCGCATTGGTGGCCACGGTGGTACCCATGCGGATGCTGGCGATGTGACTGGTGTCTAGCGGCCGGCCTCGGGGCAGCAGCACACCCCTCTCCTGGGGACCACATAGTCAGGGGGAGAACCTCAGGTTGGGGTCTCCCTAACACCTCCCCTCTGCCCGCCACTGGCCCTGGCCCACCTGCTCTAGAATTCGGCGGATGCCCT contains these protein-coding regions:
- the Oplah gene encoding 5-oxoprolinase, with the protein product MGSPEERFHFAIDRGGTFTDVFAQCPGGHVRVLKLLSEDPANYADAPTEGIRRILEQERGVLLPRGRPLDTSHIASIRMGTTVATNALLERQGERVALLVTRGFRDLLHIGTQARPDLFDLAVPMPEVLYEEVVEVDERVLLYRGEPGASSPVKGCTGDLLEIQQPVDLAALRGKLEGLLTRGIHSLAVVLMHSYTWAQHEQQVGALARELGFTHVSLSSEVMPMVRIVPRGHTACADAYLTPTIQRYVQGFRRGFQGQLKNVQVLFMRSDGGLAPMDAFSGSRAVLSGPAGGVVGYSTTTYQLEGGQPVIGFDMGGTSTDVSRYAGEFEHVFEASTAGVTLQAPQLDINTVAAGGGSRLFFRSGLFVVGPESAGAHPGPACYRKGGPVTVTDANLVLGRLLPASFPCIFGPGEDQPLSPEASRKALEAVATEVNSFLANGPCPASQLSLEEVAMGFVRVANEAMCRPIRALTQARGHDPSAHVLACFGGAGGQHACAIARALGMDTVHIHRHSGLLSALGLALADVVHEAQEPCSLSYTPETFAQLDQRLSRLEEQCVDALQAQGFLRSQISTESFLHLRYQGTDCALMVSANQHPATACSPRAGDFGAAFVERYMREFGFIIPERSVVVDDVRVRGTGRSGLQLEESPKIQSGPPHVEKVTQCYFEGGYQETPVYLLGELGYGHQLQGPCLIIDNNSTILVEPGCQAEVIETGDIRISVGAEAPSMVDTKLDPIQLSIFSHRFMSIAEQMGRILQRTAISTNIKERLDFSCALFGPDGGLVSNAPHIPVHLGAMQETVQFQIQHLGADLHPGDVLLSNHPSAGGSHLPDLTVITPVFWPGQSRPVFYVASRGHHADIGGITPGSMPPHSTTLQQEGAVFLSFKLVQGGVFQEEAVTEALRAPGKISGCSGTRNLHDNLSDLRAQVAANQKGIQLVGELIGQYGLDVVQAYMGHIQANAELAVRDMLRAFGTSRQARGLPLEVSAKDHMDDGSPICLNVQINLNQGSAVFDFSGSGSEVFGNLNAPRAITLSALIYCLRCLVGRDIPLNQGCLAPVHVIIPKGSILDPSPEAAVVGGNVLTSQRVVDVILGAFGACAASQGCMNNVTLGNARMGYYETVAGGAGAGPGWHGRSGVHSHMTNTRITDPEILESRYPVILRRFELRPGSGGRGRFRGGDGVVRELVFREEALLSVLTERRAFQPYGLHGGEPGTRGLNLLIRKDGRTVNLGGKTSVTVYPGDVFCLHTPGGGGYGDPEDPAPPPGSPPLYPAFPERGSVYEYRRAQEAV